A segment of the Leptolyngbya sp. NIES-3755 genome:
ACGAATTCATCAAGATCCATAAATCAGCATGAAAGAAGAAGATTTTGCATCAGAACGTTATTTGAACATGACTAAATAGTGTTCTTCACCAAACTCTGTAGCAATTGCAGCATCGATCGTGTCCATCCACTCTAATCAGTCCTACATTTCAAAGTCCCCTATTCATGGGAGATTTAAGAGGCACGATCCCCCTATAACGAAGCGAAAAAGCACATTCAATCAAAGTTCCAATCATCCGGAAACAGTAACCAAAATTTACTCTGCTCCAATCCTGCTAGTCTTTTGAATCTCGATCGTTCGATTCCCCTCAGTATCACGCTTCAAATGAGCAGTATCAATGATGCAACCCCTTTTATCGATTCATTCCGCTATTCGACTTCATGAAATTTTGCCTGATTCAACAAGTTTCTATTTCGATGACGAATTCGCCGCCCAAAGTATTGCTCTGGATGGATGGTTATGATAAACATGAAGGGTGAACGCAAATTTTCCGCGTTATTCCACTGGACAAATTTGCAAAAACTTGCTTTCGACCGACTCTACCGTAAAATCACTCATCTGGAGAGGGTCAACAGCCTGTCAGTCTTGCTCACGTCTGAGTAATTCAACGGTTCCGATCTCTTCGGCAACAGCAATGTTCCGTGATTTCCACATCGTGATTTTTACAGGGATGCAGGCTTGAACGCTTCTACCATCGCAACTCTCTCAATGACTTGTCACCTGTCTTATGCAACTGCAAATCGAACATGTGTGTTCCCATCCCATAGCGCAACCCTGCGTGATTTGTTCTCGACTCTTTCAACCGAATCTAGCGAGAGTCGTTCTCTACATTGACGACGAAGCACAAGGCGATCTCTGTCCGACGTGTTTGACTCAGGGCGCGAGTTACATCCGAACTCAGGTACAAACGATGTCTGTATCCGATCTCCAGCCGTGCCGCATAGTCCGCAGATCCAGCCCATTGCAACCAAGGTTCTAACTTCGATTGCTTGTGATGTGCTGACCCGTTGAAGTAGGAGAGGCAGTGATGAATTATCCCGAAGCAAAATTACAGACGTTCCGACTCTCGATCGAGCCACCAATCCATCCCTCAACTCAATCTTTGCTCAAACGCAGCATCGATATTGCGGGAAGCTTGGTTGGTCTCTTGTTTTTAGCCGTTGTGTTTATCCCGATCGTAATCGCGATCAAGCTTGATAGTCCGGGTCCAGTATTTTACGCTCAGACGCGCTGTGGACTGAGAGGGCAAACATTCCAGTTGCGAAAGTTTCGATCGATGGTGAATGATGCCGAACAATTAAAATCGATGGTGAAAAACGAAGGGAGTAAGCTTTTGTTCAAGAACACCAATGATCCTCGTATTACAAAAGTTGGACAGTTCCTCCGTCGCACTAGCCTAGATGAACTGCCTCAGTTTTGGAATGTTTTAGTCGGGGATATGAGCCTGGTTGGAACTCGTCCGCCCACACTGGATGAAGTCGAACATTACAACGATCGACATTGGCAACGATTGGAAGTGAAGCCTGGACTAACTGGTGAATGGCAGGTGAACGGACGGTCTGAGATCAAAGATTTTGAGCAGGTTGTGAATCTTGATCTCCGTTACCAAGAGCGTTGGAGTGTATTTTATGACTTCCTTCTGATCTTGAAGACTCTCCAAGTAGTCTTCGCTCGACGGGGAGCGTACTAACCATGCAAAAACCTGTTTTAACAATTTTTTATCAGTTCAATCCTTGGCGGAGTAGCATTGGTGGCATTCAGACGATTATTCGATCGTTTGTGAAATATGCGCCTGATGAGTTCGAGATTCGTTTTGTCGGTACGGGTGCTGATGCTTCAGAGAAGCCACTTCAGTGGCAAGAGCGCGAATATGCAGGCAAAATGATTCAATTCATGCCGCTGTTCACCCTACAAGGCGACAATCATCGCAAGCGCGTTCCCATCTCAGTTGGGTACACTGCGGCATTGTTCCGAACTTGTCTTGAGTCGGACTTTATGCACTTTCACCGAATTGAGCCGACCTTAGCAACTCGATCGTGGCGCGGCGAGAAAACGTTGTTTGTTCACAATGATATTCGCCAGCAAACCACCAAGACCGATAAACGGGCAAGCCTTTGGCGCAGTTTTCCCGCTATTTATTCAATGCTGGAACGCTCTCTCGTGACACAGTTTGATCAAATTCTCTCGTGTCACACGGGATCATTGGAACTCTATCGAGAGCGCTATCCAGAGCTAAGCGATCGCATTTCCTATATCCACAATTCATTCGATGACGAGGTGTTCCAGCCTCTATCTGAGCGAATGATCCAGCGTCGGTTGTTTGCTCAAGCGCGAGGACTTTCAGAGGATACACAGTTCATTCTGTTTGCTGGAAGACTTCAACCGCAGAAAGATCCGGTGTTACTGATTCAAGCGATCGCGGCTCTGACTCATCCAAATGCTCATTTACTAATCGCAGGCGATGGAGAGTTAGCTTCTGAAATTGAAGCCGAAGCAACTCGATTCAATATTCGCGATCGCATCACGTTACTCGGTGCTCAAACTCAGTCCGAAATGGCAAATCTCTACCAAATCGCCAATGTATTTGTTTTGAGCAGTCGATTTGAAGGTTTGCCTGTTTCTGTGCTTGAAGCATTAGGATCAGGAACTCCGATCGTAACCACCGACTGTGGGGATACACCAAGATTGTTATCGCCACAAAGCGGAATTGTTTGTGCCGATCGAACTTCAACGACGATCGCGAATGCCCTAGATCGAGTGTTATTCAATCCCGGTGAATTTCCTTCAGAGGCTTGTGTTCGTGTCGTTCAACCCCATGCAGCGCGAGTCATTATCAGCCAGGTCTACCGAGAAATGATGGCACGATGGGAAGCGCGATCGCACAAACGAATCCTGTTATCAGAAGCGCGATCGTATACTTAACTTTCGCACAATTGTCACAGGCAGGATTGAGACCGTGATTGAAGAAAAGCCGCATCAGATAGCCCCTTTCTGAACAAATTCTAGGTAGCAAAAGCAACATAGAACAAATATCAACTGTGACACTTTAAGCATCACAACGATGTTAAATCTGAATTCAGATGATGTAAGCTAAAGTTGCATAAAACAGATCGTGTCTCTGTACCGAGCGATCATCTAACAACAGGGTTGTAGATACCATCAGGAACCGTCCTGGAATGGTTTAGAGAATTGTTCAACTTCATCCGATCCAAGCAATGAGATCTAAGAACAATAGCGACTCTGGTGCGATGTCTCTCAACGCCCTAGAGCAGATTGACTTTCAAAATTATTGGCTAATTGCAAAACGCCGCTGGAAACCGACCGCTGCAATTTTTGCGATTACACTAGCAGGTTCGAGCATGATGGCTTCCCTGCAAAAACCCACCTATGTGGCGGATGGTAAGCTCTTACTGCGATCGAACAGTCTTCCCTCACTCACCGGACTAGGGGGAGAATCCGCTGGACGCATCTCGAACCTGACGATGCAGAGCAATCCGGTCCGAACTGAAGCGCAAACGGTCCTATCACGACCGATTTTACAGCGATCGATTGATGCCCTCAAACTCACCGATGATGCAGGCAATCCGCTTAATCCGGATGCTTTAGCGGGATCAATCAAAGTCAAAGATGTCTCCGGGACGGATGTTCTGGAAATCACTTACGAAGATCAGAATGCCGCCAAAGCCGCCACAATCATCAATCAAGTGATGACCGAATATCTTGCCAGCAACGTTCAAGAAAATCGGTCTGAAGCGATCGCAGCACGAGAATTCATCGTAGAGCAGCTTCCCAAAACCGAAGCCACGGTTCGAGAAACAGAATCAGCCCTAAGACGATTCAAAGAGCAGAGCGGTGTCGCAGATATTAAAGGCGAAGAAGATCGACTGACCGAAACGATCGGGGAAATCGAGAAGCAAATTGCTGCTGCCAGTACGGATTTAACTGAACTGAATACGCGCTATAACACGCTCTCCAGTACGCTCAACATGAGTCCTGAACGTGCGATCGATATCAATGCCCTCAGCGAAGATAGTAAAGTTCAGCAACTCTCCAAACAGCTTCAAGAAGTGCAAACTCAGTTAGAACTCGAACGCACTCGATTTACTGGAAAGCATCCTGCCATTACCAATCTTGAAGACCGAGTTGCGAAGCTTCAAGGAATGCTCGAAACCCGAATTGCTCAAACGGTGGCAGATGGATCAGTCTCAGAAGATGATCTGTCACCCGGAGACATTCGACAAGGATTGATGAAAGATTTTGTGAATGCAGAAGTTCAACGATTGAGTCTCGCCAGTCGATTGGCTTCATTAACGACGACTCGTGATGCTTACCGCAATCGAATTCGCCAAGTTCCGCGACTGGAACAATCCCAGCGAGAACTACAACGACGTTTAGATGCGGCACAATCGACCTACGAATCTTTGTTGAAGAAGCTCCAAGAAGTTGAACTCACAGAGAAGCAGAATGTTGGAACGGCGCGGATTATCGAACGAGCGGCGGTGCCTCAATTCCCGGCTCGATCGACTTCTAATCTAATCGTGCTCATGGGCGCGGTGATTGCTACGCTGATTTCGCTGGCAATGATCACCTTTCTGGAACTGCGTGACAAATCGATCAAAACGCTCAAGGAAGCCCGCGAACTGTTTGGCTACACTTGGTTAGGTACGATTCCTTACTTTGGTAAGCCGGTGAGCAATCGATCGAATAAACTCGAATGGTCGATCCCAGAGTTACCTGTGCGAGATGCACCACGATCGACGGTCGCTGCCTCGTATCGAATGCTGCAAGCGAATCTCAAATTCTTGAGTCTAGATGAGAACTTAAAAAGCATTGTGATTACCAGTTCTGTCCCTCGTGAAGGAAAGTCAACCGTTGCAGCCAATCTCGCGGCAACAATGGCAACTTTAGGACGGAGAACGCTATTAATCGATGCT
Coding sequences within it:
- a CDS encoding undecaprenyl-phosphate galactose phosphotransferase (similar to AA sequence:cyanobase_aa:LBDG_25400), with amino-acid sequence MNYPEAKLQTFRLSIEPPIHPSTQSLLKRSIDIAGSLVGLLFLAVVFIPIVIAIKLDSPGPVFYAQTRCGLRGQTFQLRKFRSMVNDAEQLKSMVKNEGSKLLFKNTNDPRITKVGQFLRRTSLDELPQFWNVLVGDMSLVGTRPPTLDEVEHYNDRHWQRLEVKPGLTGEWQVNGRSEIKDFEQVVNLDLRYQERWSVFYDFLLILKTLQVVFARRGAY
- a CDS encoding hypothetical protein (similar to AA sequence:cyanobase_aa:LBDG_25410), with amino-acid sequence MQKPVLTIFYQFNPWRSSIGGIQTIIRSFVKYAPDEFEIRFVGTGADASEKPLQWQEREYAGKMIQFMPLFTLQGDNHRKRVPISVGYTAALFRTCLESDFMHFHRIEPTLATRSWRGEKTLFVHNDIRQQTTKTDKRASLWRSFPAIYSMLERSLVTQFDQILSCHTGSLELYRERYPELSDRISYIHNSFDDEVFQPLSERMIQRRLFAQARGLSEDTQFILFAGRLQPQKDPVLLIQAIAALTHPNAHLLIAGDGELASEIEAEATRFNIRDRITLLGAQTQSEMANLYQIANVFVLSSRFEGLPVSVLEALGSGTPIVTTDCGDTPRLLSPQSGIVCADRTSTTIANALDRVLFNPGEFPSEACVRVVQPHAARVIISQVYREMMARWEARSHKRILLSEARSYT
- a CDS encoding Fis family transcriptional regulator (similar to AA sequence:cyanobase_aa:LBDG_25420), whose amino-acid sequence is MRSKNNSDSGAMSLNALEQIDFQNYWLIAKRRWKPTAAIFAITLAGSSMMASLQKPTYVADGKLLLRSNSLPSLTGLGGESAGRISNLTMQSNPVRTEAQTVLSRPILQRSIDALKLTDDAGNPLNPDALAGSIKVKDVSGTDVLEITYEDQNAAKAATIINQVMTEYLASNVQENRSEAIAAREFIVEQLPKTEATVRETESALRRFKEQSGVADIKGEEDRLTETIGEIEKQIAAASTDLTELNTRYNTLSSTLNMSPERAIDINALSEDSKVQQLSKQLQEVQTQLELERTRFTGKHPAITNLEDRVAKLQGMLETRIAQTVADGSVSEDDLSPGDIRQGLMKDFVNAEVQRLSLASRLASLTTTRDAYRNRIRQVPRLEQSQRELQRRLDAAQSTYESLLKKLQEVELTEKQNVGTARIIERAAVPQFPARSTSNLIVLMGAVIATLISLAMITFLELRDKSIKTLKEARELFGYTWLGTIPYFGKPVSNRSNKLEWSIPELPVRDAPRSTVAASYRMLQANLKFLSLDENLKSIVITSSVPREGKSTVAANLAATMATLGRRTLLIDADLHHPSQHHIWHLTNVSGLSHMIVEPNRGRDSIVPVLDNLDVLTCGVIPPNPLALLDSKRMASLIESFEQQYDFVIVDAPPLIVAAEALTLGKIADGVLLVARPGVVDHASAVTAKELLAQSSQNVLGMVINGAVSENEVQKSYYDHDDYIETSVAGAL